A single window of Nicotiana sylvestris chromosome 5, ASM39365v2, whole genome shotgun sequence DNA harbors:
- the LOC104227350 gene encoding uncharacterized protein, with the protein MISSCVLGNAAKSIVGTRRDEVYVAAVPLRATKGPAQLLMSTAYSFNLWDLQHFMVIINPNSSSLPSQALVYDFQPQDPESIAVAVAALSGRNVPGVVRMRTLKKLPTRKCWFAGYSKSDAIDAANKFNKGWETDLRIKHHDCRNYANGLVEYLTGTKAVLEHLRSSSVGKN; encoded by the exons ATGATATCGAGCTGTGTGTTAGGGAATGCCGCAAAATCAATAGTaggaacaagaagagatgaaGTATACGTAGCAGCTGTGCCGTTGAGAGCCACAAAAGGGCCAGCCCAGTTGCTCATGTCCACTGCTTACTCTTTCAATTTATGGGATTTGCAGCATTTCATGGTCATCATCAACCCCAATTCCTCCTCTCTCCCCTCTCAG GCATTAGTGTATGATTTCCAACCTCAAGATCCTGAAAGCATAGCTGTTGCTGTTGCAGCGCTATCCGGCAGAAATGTACCAG GAGTTGTTCGTATGAGGACTCTGAAGAAGCTGCCAACAAGGAAGTGCTGGTTTGCTGGCTACTCCAAGAGTGATGCAATAGATGCGGCAAACAAATTCAACAAAGGGTGGGAAACTGACTTGAGGATAAAACATCATGACTGCCGAAACTATGCAAATG GACTAGTGGAATATCTCACTGGAACGAAAGCAGTGCTGGAGCACCTAAGAAGCAGCAGCGTAGGCAAGAATTGA
- the LOC104227377 gene encoding uncharacterized protein, with protein sequence MAKKSRSHMTFATAILGGNTPFSVFDELSQTASNLGRFEDLVDSSVSTKVNALMTDATSVDRNFAMMEQTIEVLKKSIEDKDLQIAQLMNKLEAYAPGESSHVPPHTPIFTSQKTTVEESFAKLNIQKEKQSTSVAALYVQQLQDMITNTIRAQYGGPSQSSLYYSKPYTKRIDCLTMPTNYQPPKLHQFDGKRNPRQHIGHFVKICSNAGMHGDLLVKQFVRSLKGNAFDWYIDLDPESIDSWDQLEKEFLNRFYSNRRTVSMIELTGTKQSKDELVVDYINR encoded by the coding sequence ATGGCAAAGAAAAGCAGATCTCATATGACGTTCGCAACCGCAATCCTTGGGGGCAACACCCCATTCTCGGTGTTTGACGAACTTTCTCAAACAGCCTCAAACCTTGGCAGATTTGAGGATTTGGTAGATTCTTCAGTTTCAACGAAAGTCAATGCCTTGATGACTGACGCAACTAGCGTGGACAGAAATTTTGCCATGATGGAACAAACTATAGAGGTCTTGAAGAAATCTATTGAGGACAAAGACCTTCAAATCGCTCAACTCATGAACAAATTGGAGGCCTATGCACCTGGAGAGTCGAGCCATGTCCCTCCTCATACACCTATCTTCACCTCCCAAAAAACAACTGTTGAGGAATCATTTGCAAAGTTAaacattcaaaaggaaaagcaatCTACTTCAGTTGCGGCGTTATACGTCCAACAATTGCAAGACATGATAACAAACACCATCAGAGCTCAATATGGCGGACCATCGCAAAGTTCGTTGTACTACTCTAAGCCTTATACTAAGAGGATTGATTGTTTAACCATGCCCACCAATTATCAACCACCAAAGCTGCATCAATTTGATGGCAAAAGGAACCCAAGGCAACATATTGGCCACTTTGTTAAGATTTGTAGCAATGCTGGAATGCATGGTGACCTTTTGGTAAAACAATTTGTTCGTTCTCTGAAAGGGAACGCATTTGACTGGTATATTGACTTGGATCCCGAGTCCATTGATAGCTGGGATCAACTTGAGAAGGAATTCCTCAATCGTTTTTACAGTAACCGAAGGACTGTAAGCATGATAGAGTTGACAGGCACCAAGCAAAGTAAGGACGAGCTTGTGGTGGATTACATTAATCGTTAG
- the LOC104227341 gene encoding thymidylate kinase-like, whose amino-acid sequence MRYACNFTISKALKFGVVAAQGSLKSSLNLKLPFKPSRNIHMENKENSSSRGALIVLEGLDRCGKTSQSSRLYKYLDEQGYSVESWRFPDRNTGVGQMISSYLANQAHLDDHAIHLLFSANRWEKRMLMEEKLRSGTTLVVDRYSYSGVAFSSAKGLDTEWCKAPEIGLLAPDLVVYLDISPEKAAERGGYGGERYEQLEFQKKVANSYLTLHDSSWKVIDATLPVEDIEEKLREIVLDSMTICQKGKPLSQLWPS is encoded by the exons ATGAGATATGCCTGCAATTTCACCATCAGCAAGGCTTT AAAATTTGGTGTAGTAGCGGCTCAGGGTTCATTGAAGTCTAGTTTGAATTTGAAGTTACCTTTCAAGCCTTCAAGAAATATTCATATGGAAAACAAAGAAAACAGCAGTTCACGAGGTGCCTTAATTGTTTTAGAAGGGCTTGACCGCTGTGGGAAGACTTCACAATCTAGTAGACTATACAAGTACCTTGATGAGCAAGGATATTCAGTTGAATCATGGAGATTTCCTGACAGGAATACAGGTGTTGGGCAAATGATTTCTTCTTATCTTGCTAACCAGGCGCATTTGGATGACCATGCGATCCATCTTCTATTCAGTGCAAATCGTTGGGAGAAGAG AATGTTGATGGAGGAAAAGCTGAGGAGTGGAACTACTCTCGTTGTTGATCGCTATTCTTATTCTGGAGTAGCATTCTCATCTGCCAAGGGACTTGATACTGAATGGTGTAAG GCTCCCGAGATAGGGTTGTTAGCTCCAGATCTGGTTGTATACCTTGACATATCACCTGAG AAAGCCGCAGAGAGAGGAGGTTATGGAGGTGAGAGATATGAACAGCTTGAGTTTCAGAAAAAGGTCGCCAATTCTTATTTGACTCTTCATGATTCCTCGTGGAAG GTTATTGATGCAACCCTTCCTGTTGAAGATATAGAGGAAAAGCTCAGAGAAATTGTATTAGACTCTATGACGATATGCCAAAAAGGGAAACCATTGTCTCAATTATGGCCATCGTAG